One stretch of Lacimicrobium alkaliphilum DNA includes these proteins:
- a CDS encoding alpha/beta fold hydrolase, giving the protein MSLNYQTTGEGEAVILLHGLFGSLENLNSIKRALETDYQVVSVDLPDHGDSPHSQHFSYQQYADSVLTLMDELKLDKAIVLGHSMGGKVAMTLALQHPDRVSKLIVADIAPVTYPDRHSGIIEALKSVDLSGLQNRTEADKQLAKNIDEQGIRQFLLKGLQKSDAGWGWRFNLSLLENDYADITDWPDTSKSYQGPVLFIKGGRSDYLQAEHKPRIARLFPHSQGHIIQDVGHWLHAEKPQQFNQVVADFLRQD; this is encoded by the coding sequence ATGTCCCTCAATTACCAGACAACGGGTGAAGGCGAAGCAGTCATTTTATTGCACGGCTTATTCGGCAGTCTGGAAAACCTTAACAGCATAAAACGGGCTCTGGAGACGGACTACCAGGTGGTCAGCGTGGATTTACCGGACCATGGCGATTCACCACACTCACAGCACTTCAGTTATCAGCAGTATGCAGACAGCGTACTGACTCTGATGGATGAGCTGAAGCTGGACAAGGCAATAGTTCTTGGCCATTCCATGGGCGGGAAGGTAGCGATGACCCTCGCTCTGCAACACCCGGACAGAGTCAGTAAGCTTATCGTTGCAGATATTGCTCCAGTCACCTATCCGGACAGGCACAGCGGCATTATTGAAGCGCTCAAATCTGTTGATCTCAGTGGCTTACAAAACCGTACTGAAGCCGACAAACAGTTGGCTAAGAATATAGATGAACAGGGCATTCGCCAGTTTTTACTTAAGGGCCTGCAAAAGTCTGACGCTGGCTGGGGCTGGCGCTTTAATCTTTCCCTGCTGGAAAATGACTATGCCGACATTACCGATTGGCCAGACACCAGTAAATCCTATCAGGGGCCGGTACTGTTTATCAAAGGTGGCCGCTCAGATTATTTACAGGCAGAACATAAGCCTCGTATAGCCCGGTTGTTTCCTCATAGTCAGGGACATATTATTCAGGATGTCGGACATTGGTTGCATGCAGAAAAACCACAACAATTTAATCAGGTGGTGGCAGATTTCCTCCGTCAGGACTGA
- a CDS encoding LysR family transcriptional regulator, translated as MSGASTQHNGAQAGIKSVSYRQLQVFVQLAQSGSFADAADRLHLSQPALSIAIKKFEQLIGGKLLSRTTRAVQLTAEGRSFLPVAQRLLRDWDEAFTDLHNLFAMQRGKLTVAAMPSFANSLLPGVLSAYHKQYDSINIAVLDVVMEQAVEAVLDERAELGIIFEARQMEGLDFLPLFDDSFLVIMSPEHKLAGRAALTWGDLQQLSYVAMNRGSSIRNWCDQALLAEGIKITLVAEAGQLSTVGQLVAAGMGVSVVPAICRQEMQGRGLRCLPLELAQGKRVGVIKRSRGSLSVPAARLLEQLQQMDWQQLMAKNR; from the coding sequence ATGTCCGGCGCATCCACACAACACAACGGCGCTCAGGCGGGGATCAAGTCCGTTTCCTATCGCCAGTTACAGGTGTTTGTACAGCTGGCACAAAGTGGTTCCTTTGCCGATGCGGCGGATCGTCTGCATCTGTCTCAGCCGGCCTTGTCGATTGCGATTAAGAAGTTTGAACAGCTTATCGGTGGCAAACTGTTGTCCCGTACTACCCGGGCAGTACAGCTTACTGCTGAGGGACGGAGCTTTTTGCCTGTTGCTCAGCGTCTGTTGCGTGACTGGGATGAAGCCTTTACCGACCTGCACAACCTGTTTGCCATGCAGCGGGGAAAGCTGACGGTGGCGGCCATGCCCTCTTTTGCCAACAGCCTGTTGCCGGGCGTACTCAGTGCTTATCATAAGCAGTATGACAGTATTAATATTGCTGTACTGGATGTGGTGATGGAGCAGGCAGTGGAAGCGGTGTTGGATGAAAGAGCCGAGCTGGGAATTATTTTCGAGGCCAGGCAAATGGAAGGCCTGGATTTTCTGCCATTGTTTGACGACAGTTTTCTGGTGATTATGTCGCCTGAGCACAAACTGGCGGGAAGGGCGGCACTCACATGGGGCGATCTGCAACAGCTCAGCTATGTGGCCATGAACAGAGGTTCAAGTATACGCAACTGGTGCGATCAGGCATTGCTGGCCGAGGGTATTAAGATAACACTGGTTGCTGAAGCAGGGCAGTTGTCTACCGTAGGGCAGTTGGTGGCAGCGGGTATGGGTGTATCTGTGGTGCCGGCAATTTGTCGTCAGGAAATGCAGGGCAGGGGGCTGCGCTGTTTGCCGCTTGAACTGGCGCAGGGCAAGCGGGTCGGTGTGATCAAAAGAAGCCGCGGCAGCCTGTCGGTGCCGGCGGCGAGATTACTCGAACAATTGCAACAAATGGACTGGCAGCAACTGATGGCGAAAAACCGCTGA
- the seqA gene encoding replication initiation negative regulator SeqA, whose amino-acid sequence MKTIEIDEDLYRYIAMQTQDIGESASDILRRLLLPEAESASPEKTVTSKQVTASSAITVPAKAQSKQQDLFAHLERVGVVRQKRTVDRFLSILGAMVKFNPDSFSKVLELRGRNRVYFATSKDQLLASGSSTNPKQLPESHYWVVTNNNTGKKVTMLQEVTRVLGYSDADSQALTKLLDPSTGNDG is encoded by the coding sequence ATGAAAACCATTGAAATAGATGAAGATTTGTACCGTTATATCGCCATGCAAACCCAGGATATCGGTGAGAGTGCCTCAGACATTCTGCGCCGATTGTTGCTCCCAGAGGCAGAGTCCGCCAGTCCTGAAAAGACAGTCACCAGCAAACAGGTCACCGCATCCTCAGCAATTACGGTGCCGGCAAAGGCCCAGAGCAAACAACAGGATCTGTTTGCGCACCTGGAGCGGGTCGGAGTCGTCAGGCAAAAACGTACCGTAGATCGTTTTCTGTCTATTCTCGGCGCGATGGTCAAGTTTAACCCTGACAGCTTCTCAAAAGTACTCGAATTACGGGGCCGTAACAGGGTGTATTTTGCGACCAGTAAAGATCAGCTGCTCGCCAGTGGCAGCAGCACTAATCCCAAACAGCTGCCTGAAAGTCACTATTGGGTGGTGACAAATAACAATACCGGCAAAAAAGTGACCATGTTGCAGGAAGTGACACGGGTATTGGGTTACAGCGATGCAGACAGCCAGGCGCTGACGAAATTGTTGGACCCGTCAACAGGAAATGACGGATAG
- a CDS encoding sensor histidine kinase, with translation MPNSNKQIDFSTVLAAGVHDMKNSLCLLLQSVENLSRELPQHDDNITTNLASLQYEAFRLNTGLMQLLSLYRAEKQQLPVSIDEVYVEDIIDDILATNETYINNKHMELEIEQPEELAWYLDGDLVNLLLNDILINAMRYSNKKLKLSCFEEDGFLNFTLEDDGPGYPEEMLRAGNTDMRDFDISTGRTGLGLFFARMIAQAHTNNGKTGSIHLQNGGNLGGSVFTLKIP, from the coding sequence ATGCCAAATTCAAATAAGCAGATCGACTTTTCAACAGTACTGGCAGCCGGTGTTCATGATATGAAGAATTCACTGTGCCTGTTATTGCAGTCTGTCGAAAACCTGTCCAGGGAACTTCCTCAGCATGATGATAATATCACAACCAACCTGGCCAGCCTCCAGTATGAAGCATTCCGCCTGAATACCGGTCTGATGCAGTTGTTGTCCTTATACCGGGCAGAAAAACAACAATTGCCGGTAAGCATAGATGAAGTCTATGTGGAGGATATCATTGACGATATTCTGGCTACCAATGAAACCTACATCAACAATAAACACATGGAACTGGAGATTGAGCAACCCGAAGAGCTGGCCTGGTATCTGGATGGCGATTTGGTCAATCTGCTGCTCAACGACATACTCATCAACGCCATGCGATACAGCAATAAAAAGCTTAAACTCAGCTGTTTTGAAGAAGATGGTTTTCTTAATTTCACGCTGGAAGATGACGGCCCAGGTTATCCCGAGGAGATGTTACGGGCAGGCAATACCGATATGCGGGATTTCGATATCAGCACCGGGCGTACAGGTTTGGGCCTGTTTTTTGCGCGCATGATCGCACAGGCCCATACCAACAATGGCAAAACGGGATCCATTCATCTGCAAAATGGCGGCAATCTGGGGGGGAGTGTTTTTACTCTGAAAATACCCTAA
- the fldA gene encoding flavodoxin FldA → MASVGLFFGSDTGNTEHVAKMIQKELGKQLIEVHDIAKSSKEDIAEFDLLMFGIPTWYYGEAQCDWDDFFPELEEIDFTDKLVAIFGCGDQEDYAEYFLDAMGMVRDIVEAKGAIVIGHWPVEGYNFEASKGMADDDHFVGLGIDEDRQPELTEQRVKNWCKQVYEEMCLAELE, encoded by the coding sequence ATGGCAAGCGTGGGTCTATTTTTTGGTAGTGACACCGGCAACACCGAGCATGTTGCCAAAATGATACAGAAAGAACTGGGCAAACAACTGATTGAAGTTCATGACATCGCCAAAAGCAGCAAAGAAGATATTGCTGAGTTTGATCTGTTGATGTTTGGCATTCCGACCTGGTACTACGGCGAAGCCCAGTGCGACTGGGATGATTTTTTCCCGGAGCTGGAAGAGATTGATTTCACCGATAAACTGGTAGCCATCTTCGGCTGTGGCGATCAGGAGGATTATGCAGAATACTTCCTCGATGCCATGGGCATGGTCCGTGATATTGTCGAAGCTAAGGGCGCTATAGTGATCGGCCACTGGCCTGTTGAAGGTTATAATTTCGAAGCCAGCAAGGGCATGGCCGACGACGATCATTTTGTCGGTTTGGGTATCGATGAGGATCGCCAGCCTGAGCTGACCGAACAACGGGTTAAGAACTGGTGCAAACAGGTTTATGAAGAGATGTGTCTGGCTGAGCTGGAATAA
- the pgm gene encoding phosphoglucomutase (alpha-D-glucose-1,6-bisphosphate-dependent), which translates to MALDPRAGQLAGPQDLVNIPRLVAAYYSNQPDKTEPAHAVAFGTSGHRGSSLEYTFNDWHIAAICQALAEYRQTNNISGPLFMGMDTHALSEPAFITALEVLCANDVTVVVEVERGYTPTPAISHAILNYNLGRETGLGDGVVITPSHNPPQDGGFKYNPPHGGPADTQVTDAIQIRANDLIAAELNGVKRMTFAAALRSGLVHEKDFAKSYIDELDQVIDLQAISSAKLKLGTDPLGGAGLHYWHRIAEQYKLDIEVVNPYQDPTFRFMHLDKDGKIRMDCSSASAMAGLIALKDRFDLAFGNDADFDRHGIVCRGSGLMNPNHYLAVAIDYLYRHRSQWHKQMKIGKTLVSSAMIDRVAADLGRELAEMPVGFKWFVPYLLEGSMGFAGEESAGGIFLRRDGSTWATDKDGIIMCLLAAEILAVTGKDPAEHYDLLALKFGQPSYKRLDVSASASQKIKLNKMTAEVITSTTLAGEAISQVLTRAPGNDAAIGGLKVSTESGWFAARPSGTEAVYKIYAESFKDEKHLKLLLNEAQDLIAGVFNS; encoded by the coding sequence ATGGCACTTGACCCCAGAGCAGGACAACTCGCCGGTCCACAGGACTTAGTCAACATTCCCAGGCTTGTAGCGGCCTATTACAGTAATCAGCCTGATAAAACCGAGCCGGCTCATGCCGTAGCCTTTGGCACCTCAGGCCACCGCGGCAGTTCACTGGAATATACCTTTAATGATTGGCATATCGCGGCCATTTGTCAGGCACTGGCTGAATATCGTCAGACCAATAATATCAGTGGCCCGCTGTTTATGGGCATGGATACTCATGCGCTGTCAGAGCCGGCCTTTATTACGGCGCTGGAAGTGCTATGTGCCAATGATGTCACTGTGGTGGTAGAAGTGGAGCGCGGTTATACCCCTACGCCCGCGATATCTCACGCCATACTGAATTATAACCTCGGCCGGGAAACCGGGCTCGGCGATGGTGTGGTGATTACGCCTTCCCATAATCCGCCGCAGGATGGCGGCTTTAAATATAATCCTCCTCATGGTGGCCCCGCTGATACTCAGGTGACCGATGCGATTCAGATCCGTGCCAATGATCTGATTGCTGCAGAGCTCAACGGGGTTAAACGAATGACCTTTGCTGCTGCTCTGCGCAGTGGTCTGGTGCATGAGAAAGACTTTGCCAAAAGCTATATTGACGAACTGGATCAGGTCATTGATCTGCAGGCGATCAGTAGCGCGAAGCTGAAACTGGGCACAGACCCGCTCGGTGGTGCCGGTTTGCATTACTGGCATCGTATTGCGGAGCAGTACAAACTGGATATTGAAGTGGTCAATCCCTATCAGGATCCCACCTTTCGTTTTATGCATCTGGATAAAGACGGCAAAATCCGCATGGATTGCTCTTCTGCTTCTGCCATGGCGGGTCTGATTGCATTGAAGGACCGTTTTGATCTGGCCTTTGGTAATGATGCCGATTTTGATCGTCACGGCATCGTCTGCCGGGGCAGCGGGCTGATGAACCCGAACCACTATCTGGCGGTGGCGATTGATTATCTGTACCGCCATCGCAGCCAGTGGCATAAGCAGATGAAAATTGGAAAAACGCTGGTATCCAGTGCAATGATTGATCGGGTGGCTGCAGATCTTGGCCGGGAACTTGCTGAAATGCCGGTAGGTTTTAAATGGTTTGTGCCTTACCTGCTCGAGGGCAGTATGGGCTTCGCCGGCGAAGAAAGCGCCGGTGGCATCTTTTTACGCCGCGATGGCAGTACCTGGGCCACAGATAAAGACGGCATTATCATGTGTTTACTGGCAGCGGAGATATTGGCAGTAACCGGCAAAGATCCCGCCGAGCACTATGATCTGCTGGCACTGAAATTTGGCCAACCCAGCTATAAACGCCTGGATGTCAGCGCGTCAGCCAGTCAGAAAATCAAATTGAACAAAATGACCGCTGAGGTGATCACCTCCACGACACTGGCTGGAGAGGCGATTTCTCAGGTACTGACCCGGGCGCCCGGTAATGACGCTGCTATAGGCGGGCTGAAGGTGAGTACAGAAAGTGGCTGGTTTGCGGCAAGACCCTCTGGCACCGAAGCGGTATATAAGATCTACGCCGAGAGTTTTAAGGATGAGAAGCACCTTAAACTGTTATTAAATGAAGCGCAGGATCTTATCGCCGGTGTTTTCAACAGCTAA
- the cysB gene encoding HTH-type transcriptional regulator CysB has protein sequence MKLQQLRYIVEVLNNNLNVSATAESLYTSQPGISKQVRMLEDELGVQIFGRSGKHLTHVTEAGQDVINISRQILAKVESIKAVAREHTLPDQGKLNIATTHTQARYALPPVIQGFMNKYPKVSLHMHQGTPSQISDLAAKGEADFAIATEALHLYNDLVMLPCYHWNRSIIVNREHPLANKTSITIEDIAQYPLVTYVFGFTGRSELDDAFNRAGLEPKIVFTATDADVIKTYVRLGVGIGVIASMALDEKLDGDLVKIDASHLFQYSTTKIGFRKGSFLRSYMYDFIERFAPHLTKDVVERAMMQKSNDEVEKMFKGLTLPVK, from the coding sequence ATGAAATTACAACAACTGCGATATATAGTCGAAGTCCTTAACAACAACCTTAATGTATCTGCAACTGCCGAGAGCCTGTATACCTCACAGCCGGGGATCAGCAAGCAGGTCAGGATGCTGGAAGACGAGTTAGGGGTGCAGATTTTCGGACGCAGCGGTAAGCACCTGACTCATGTGACTGAAGCCGGCCAGGACGTGATCAATATCTCCCGGCAAATTCTTGCCAAGGTTGAGAGTATCAAGGCAGTGGCCCGTGAACACACTTTGCCGGATCAGGGTAAGCTGAATATTGCCACCACCCACACTCAGGCCCGCTATGCGTTACCGCCGGTAATTCAGGGCTTTATGAACAAGTATCCGAAAGTGTCACTGCATATGCACCAGGGCACCCCCTCGCAAATCAGTGATCTGGCCGCCAAGGGCGAAGCCGACTTTGCCATCGCCACGGAAGCCCTGCATTTATATAACGATCTGGTGATGTTGCCCTGCTATCACTGGAATCGCAGTATTATCGTTAATCGCGAACATCCGCTGGCCAACAAAACTTCTATCACTATCGAAGATATCGCTCAGTATCCGCTGGTGACTTATGTATTTGGTTTTACCGGCCGTTCAGAGCTGGACGATGCCTTTAATCGTGCCGGTCTGGAGCCCAAAATTGTCTTTACCGCTACCGACGCTGATGTGATCAAAACCTATGTGCGACTGGGCGTGGGTATCGGTGTGATTGCTTCTATGGCGCTGGATGAGAAACTCGATGGTGATCTGGTTAAAATCGACGCCAGTCATCTGTTCCAGTACAGCACCACCAAGATTGGTTTCAGAAAAGGCTCATTTTTACGCAGTTATATGTATGACTTTATTGAGCGCTTCGCCCCGCATCTGACCAAAGACGTGGTAGAAAGAGCGATGATGCAGAAGAGCAACGATGAAGTGGAGAAAATGTTTAAGGGCCTGACGCTGCCGGTGAAGTAA
- a CDS encoding DUF2788 domain-containing protein produces MLSEYYEQIEAVVLNLSLTALFLLMAYAVHDVLKKNDVPMAGRLVVYLVLFLGAAGFLAKGFIQVFWQSSGVG; encoded by the coding sequence ATGTTGAGTGAGTATTACGAACAGATAGAGGCAGTTGTCTTAAACCTGTCCCTGACCGCCCTTTTTCTTCTTATGGCCTATGCCGTACATGATGTACTGAAGAAAAACGACGTTCCCATGGCAGGACGTTTAGTGGTCTATCTGGTATTGTTTCTCGGCGCTGCCGGATTTCTGGCAAAAGGGTTTATTCAAGTATTCTGGCAATCTTCAGGCGTGGGTTAA